In Aquila chrysaetos chrysaetos chromosome 2, bAquChr1.4, whole genome shotgun sequence, the following are encoded in one genomic region:
- the FHL5 gene encoding LOW QUALITY PROTEIN: four and a half LIM domains protein 5 (The sequence of the model RefSeq protein was modified relative to this genomic sequence to represent the inferred CDS: substituted 1 base at 1 genomic stop codon), which produces MTSNHTDCHYCLQSLRGRKYALREENAYCVTCYDSLFANPCEECKQPIECDSKDLAYKGRHWHEGCFKCAKCSRSLVEKPFAAKDEVLLCTECYSDEYSSKCFHCRKTIMPGSRKMEFKGSSWHESCFVCQYCRQPLGTKPLITKDNENYCVPCFEKQFAHHCYSCKKVITSGGVTYDDQPWHKECFVCAGCKTQLSGQRFISKDEYPXCVDCFSKLYAKKCAACKKPITALGGAKFISFEERQWHGECFKCAKCSVSLVGQGFLTRQDDVLCHECGSAL; this is translated from the exons ATGACCAGCAATCACACAGACTGTCATTACTGCCTGCAGTCTCTTCGTGGAAGAAAGTATgcattaagagaagaaaacgcTTATTGTGTTACATGTTATGACAGCTTGTTTGCCAACCCCTGTGAAGAATGCAAGCAACCTATTGAGTGTGATTCCAAG GATCTGGCCTACAAAGGCCGCCACTGGCATGAGGGGTGCTTCAAGTGTGCCAAATGCAGTCGCTCGCTGGTGGAGAAACCATTTGCTGCCAAGGACGAGGTCTTGCTGTGTACGGAATGCTACTCTGATGAGTATTCATCTAAGTGTTTCCACTGCCGGAAGACCATTATGCCTG GTTCCCGTAAAATGGAATTTAAGGGAAGTTCCTGGCATGAATCCTGTTTTGTTTGTCAGTATTGCCGGCAACCATTGGGAACAAAACCATTGATCACCAAAGACAATGAGAATTACTGCGTGCCCTGTTTTGAGAAGCAATTTGCTCACCATTGCTACTCTTGCAAAAAG GTAATAACTTCTGGGGGAGTGACCTACGATGACCAGCCTTGGCATAAAGAATGCTTTGTGTGTGCTGGGTGTAAAACCCAGCTGTCTGGACAAAGGTTTATTTCCAAAGACGAGTATCCATAATGTGTAGACTGTTTCAGCAAATTGTATGCCAAGAAGTGTGCTGCTTGCAAGAAACCTATTACAG CTCTCGGAGGTGCCAAATTTATCTCATTTGAAGAGCGCCAGTGGCATGGGGAGTGCTTTAAATGCGCAAAATGCTCTGTCTCGCTGGTGGGCCAGGGATTCCTCACTCGGCAGGATGATGTCCTTTGTCATGAATGTGGCTCTGCTTTATAG